The following proteins are co-located in the Pseudomonas cavernae genome:
- a CDS encoding hybrid sensor histidine kinase/response regulator: protein MRGLRIAIGLIVGLLLAALAALSQAAESAQWSALIERQASLQFDDIRTPRYRSQFNHVDSEQLLVPGGSGAVWLHYRLPAQEHEQVLRVFAPYLNRLDLYVLRGDLLLAQTSTGSQLPPSSRPLPSRDFLLPVPLAQEPLDLYLRLSAEHALRPSIEIQSALLMASDDSRALLFGILFGAFGVVVLYNLVRFAYARTSASLWLAGCQACLLVTGLSLLGISSPWLSAWPAAQAQLGNLSMLLAMLCALAFTASFFAKVCPTTAVRHLLFGEGVLIGLTCGLLLVANELHFNQAVYLISLVTILSIFAVALFHWQHGYRPARLFSLAMLLFSLAFVGALPALFGYWVVPSDWLAFAILSIACLSGFILSMALSERQQRILFERFSSSQALAASSAELKAKAEFLAKISHEIRTPMNGVLGMTELLLGTPLSAKQRDYAQTIHSSGNELLTLINEILDISKLESGQIELDDVQFDLNALIDDCLDIFRAKAEQQKVELISFMQPQVPRVISGDPTRLRQALLSLLDNAFKQTDEGEILLVVALDQNAPRPRLRIAVQDSGRPLEADERDALLTAELHSRDFLAATKLGGRLGLIIARQLVRLMDGEFGIQSSSQGSTLWLTLPLDAERLEHPTADLDGPLQGARLLVVDDNDTCRKVLVQQCSAWGLQVSAVPSGKEALALLRTKAHIREYFDAVLLDQDMPGMTGMQLAARIKEDPSLNHDILIVMLTGISHAPSKVIARNAGIKRILAKPVAGYTLKTTLADELAQRHSGSASQPQALAAGAALAVPEDFRILVAEDNSISTKVIRGMLGKLNLQPDTASNGAEALQAMQTTQYDLVLMDCEMPVLDGFSATERLRSWEAAQQRRRTPVVALTAHILSEHKERARQVGMDGHMAKPVEMSQLRELIEFWVGERQARRQREQSNALSS, encoded by the coding sequence GTGCGCGGGCTCAGGATCGCCATAGGACTGATTGTCGGCTTGCTGCTGGCGGCGCTGGCTGCGCTCAGCCAGGCCGCGGAAAGCGCGCAGTGGTCCGCGCTGATCGAGCGGCAGGCCAGCCTGCAGTTCGACGATATCCGTACGCCGCGCTACCGCAGCCAGTTCAATCATGTCGACAGCGAACAGCTCCTGGTTCCCGGGGGCTCCGGCGCCGTGTGGCTGCACTATCGCCTGCCCGCGCAGGAGCACGAGCAGGTACTGCGGGTGTTCGCGCCCTATCTGAATCGCCTCGATCTGTATGTCCTGCGCGGCGACCTCCTCCTCGCGCAGACCAGCACCGGCAGCCAGCTGCCGCCCTCCAGCCGGCCGCTGCCCAGTCGCGACTTCCTCCTGCCGGTGCCGCTGGCCCAGGAGCCGCTGGACCTCTACCTGCGCCTCAGCGCGGAACACGCCCTGCGCCCGAGCATCGAGATCCAGTCCGCGCTGCTGATGGCCAGCGATGACAGTCGCGCGCTGCTGTTCGGCATCCTGTTCGGCGCCTTCGGCGTCGTGGTGCTCTATAATCTGGTGCGTTTCGCCTATGCACGCACGTCCGCGAGCCTGTGGCTGGCCGGCTGCCAGGCCTGCCTGCTGGTCACCGGCCTCAGCCTGCTGGGCATCAGCTCGCCCTGGTTGAGCGCCTGGCCAGCCGCCCAGGCGCAGCTCGGCAACCTGTCGATGCTGCTGGCGATGCTCTGCGCCCTGGCCTTCACCGCCAGTTTCTTCGCCAAGGTCTGTCCGACCACCGCGGTGCGCCACCTGCTGTTCGGCGAAGGCGTGCTGATCGGCCTGACCTGCGGGTTGCTGCTGGTCGCCAACGAGCTGCACTTCAATCAGGCGGTGTACCTGATCAGCCTGGTCACCATCCTCAGCATCTTCGCCGTCGCGCTGTTCCACTGGCAGCACGGCTATCGCCCGGCACGCCTGTTCAGCCTGGCCATGCTGCTGTTCAGCCTGGCCTTCGTCGGCGCGCTGCCGGCGCTGTTCGGTTACTGGGTGGTGCCTTCCGACTGGCTGGCCTTCGCCATCCTGTCCATCGCCTGCCTGAGCGGCTTCATCCTCAGCATGGCGCTCAGCGAACGCCAGCAGCGCATTCTCTTCGAGCGCTTCAGCAGCAGCCAGGCGCTCGCCGCCAGCTCCGCCGAGCTGAAGGCCAAGGCCGAGTTCCTGGCCAAGATCAGCCACGAGATCCGCACGCCGATGAACGGCGTGCTGGGCATGACCGAACTGCTGCTCGGCACCCCGCTGTCGGCCAAGCAGCGCGACTACGCGCAGACCATCCACAGCTCCGGCAACGAGCTGCTGACCCTGATCAACGAGATTCTCGACATCTCCAAGCTGGAGTCGGGGCAGATCGAGTTGGACGACGTGCAGTTCGACCTCAATGCGCTGATCGACGACTGCCTGGACATCTTCCGCGCCAAGGCCGAGCAGCAGAAGGTCGAGCTGATCAGCTTCATGCAGCCGCAGGTACCGCGGGTGATCAGCGGCGATCCCACGCGCCTGCGTCAGGCGCTGCTGAGCCTGTTGGACAACGCCTTCAAGCAGACCGACGAGGGCGAGATCCTCCTGGTGGTGGCGCTCGACCAGAACGCCCCGCGCCCGCGCCTGCGCATCGCCGTGCAGGACAGCGGTAGGCCGCTGGAGGCGGACGAGCGCGACGCCCTGCTCACCGCCGAGCTGCACAGCCGCGACTTCCTCGCCGCCACCAAGCTCGGCGGCCGCCTCGGTCTGATCATCGCCCGCCAGCTGGTGCGTCTGATGGACGGCGAGTTCGGCATCCAGAGCAGCAGCCAGGGCAGCACCCTGTGGCTGACCCTGCCGCTGGACGCCGAGCGCCTCGAACACCCCACCGCCGACCTCGACGGTCCGCTGCAGGGCGCCCGCCTGCTGGTGGTCGACGACAACGACACCTGCCGCAAGGTCCTGGTGCAGCAGTGCAGCGCCTGGGGCCTGCAGGTCAGCGCCGTGCCGTCCGGCAAGGAGGCGCTGGCGCTGCTGCGCACCAAGGCGCACATCCGCGAGTATTTCGACGCGGTGCTGCTCGATCAGGACATGCCGGGCATGACCGGCATGCAGCTGGCGGCGCGGATCAAGGAAGACCCGAGCCTCAACCATGACATCCTCATCGTCATGCTCACCGGCATCAGCCACGCGCCGAGCAAGGTCATCGCGCGCAACGCCGGGATCAAGCGCATCCTCGCCAAACCGGTGGCCGGCTACACCCTGAAGACCACCCTCGCCGACGAACTGGCGCAGCGCCACAGCGGCAGCGCCAGCCAGCCGCAGGCCCTGGCGGCCGGCGCCGCGCTGGCGGTGCCGGAGGACTTCCGCATCCTGGTCGCCGAGGACAACAGCATCTCCACCAAGGTGATCCGCGGCATGCTCGGCAAGCTCAACCTGCAGCCGGACACTGCCAGCAACGGCGCCGAAGCCCTGCAGGCGATGCAAACCACGCAATACGATCTGGTGCTGATGGACTGTGAGATGCCGGTGCTCGACGGCTTCTCCGCCACCGAACGGCTGCGCAGCTGGGAAGCCGCGCAGCAGCGCCGGCGCACCCCGGTGGTGGCGCTCACCGCGCATATCCTCAGCGAGCACAAGGAGCGCGCGCGCCAGGTCGGCATGGACGGGCACATGGCCAAGCCGGTGGAAATGTCGCAACTGCGCGAGCTGATCGAGTTCTGGGTCGGCGAACGCCAAGCGCGCCGCCAGCGCGAACAGAGCAACGCGCTGTCGTCCTGA
- a CDS encoding MarC family protein, with protein sequence MHSELFSLYLKMLVLYSPFFVLSCFISLTRGYTVKERKKLAWKVALGVVIASVLLYLFGRSIFTVFGITIDAFRIGAGSVLFISALGMAQGKSVVQSDNVQQDVTIVPLTIPLTVGPGTIGAMLVMGAGQVDWAEKLTAVLAIALASLTVGVVLYLSDRFERLLGEQGLQIVSRLMGLFVCALAAQIIFTGVKNYMIG encoded by the coding sequence ATGCATTCCGAGCTGTTCAGCCTGTATTTGAAGATGCTGGTGCTCTACAGCCCGTTCTTCGTCCTGTCCTGCTTCATCTCCCTGACCCGCGGCTACACCGTCAAGGAACGCAAGAAGCTGGCCTGGAAGGTCGCCCTCGGCGTGGTGATCGCCAGCGTGTTGCTCTACCTGTTCGGCCGCAGCATCTTCACCGTGTTCGGCATCACCATCGACGCCTTCCGCATCGGCGCCGGCAGCGTGCTGTTCATCTCCGCCCTGGGCATGGCCCAGGGCAAGTCGGTGGTGCAGAGCGACAACGTGCAGCAGGATGTCACCATAGTGCCGTTGACCATCCCGCTGACGGTCGGTCCCGGCACCATCGGCGCCATGCTGGTGATGGGCGCCGGCCAGGTGGACTGGGCGGAAAAACTGACCGCGGTACTGGCCATCGCCTTGGCCAGCCTGACCGTGGGCGTGGTGCTGTACCTCTCCGACCGCTTCGAGCGCCTGCTCGGCGAGCAGGGCCTGCAAATCGTCAGCCGCCTGATGGGCCTGTTCGTTTGCGCCCTGGCGGCGCAGATCATCTTCACCGGGGTGAAGAACTACATGATCGGCTAG
- the urtA gene encoding urea ABC transporter substrate-binding protein — MKRRPFLKSTLAASALLLSGLFPFSLQAAETIKVGILHSLSGTMAISETSLKDMALMTIDEINAKGGVNGQMLEPVVVDPASNWPLFAEKARQLLTQDKVDVVFGCWTSVSRKSVLPVFEELNGLLFYPVQYEGEEMSPNVFYTGAAPNQQAIPAVEYLMSEDGGGAKRYFLLGTDYVYPRTTNKILRNFLHSKGVADKDIEEVYTPFGHSDYQTIVANIKKFSAGGKTAVISTVNGDSNVPFYKELANQGIDATDIPVVAFSVGEEELRGIDTKPLVGQLAAWNYFESVDNPVNTKFVEQWKAYAKAKNLPNYQTAVTNDPMEATYVGIHMWAQAVEKAKSTDAAKVREALAGQTFAAPSGYTLTMDKTNHHLHKPVMIGEVQADGQFSVVWQTEGPIRAQPWSPFIPGNDKKPDYAVKSN; from the coding sequence ATGAAACGTCGTCCCTTTCTGAAGTCCACTCTCGCCGCCAGCGCCTTGCTGCTCAGCGGCCTGTTTCCGTTCAGTCTGCAGGCCGCCGAAACGATCAAGGTCGGCATCCTGCATTCGCTGTCCGGCACCATGGCGATTTCCGAGACCTCGCTGAAAGACATGGCGCTGATGACCATCGACGAGATCAACGCCAAGGGCGGGGTCAACGGCCAGATGCTCGAGCCGGTGGTGGTCGACCCGGCGTCCAACTGGCCGCTGTTCGCCGAGAAGGCGCGCCAGTTGCTGACCCAGGACAAGGTCGACGTGGTGTTCGGCTGCTGGACCAGCGTGTCGCGCAAATCCGTGCTACCGGTGTTCGAGGAACTCAACGGCCTGCTGTTCTACCCGGTGCAGTACGAAGGCGAGGAAATGTCGCCGAACGTCTTCTACACCGGCGCGGCGCCGAACCAGCAGGCCATCCCGGCCGTCGAGTATCTGATGAGCGAGGACGGCGGTGGCGCCAAGCGCTACTTCCTGCTCGGCACCGACTACGTCTATCCGCGCACCACCAACAAGATCCTGCGCAACTTCCTGCACAGCAAGGGCGTCGCCGACAAGGACATCGAAGAGGTCTACACCCCGTTCGGCCACAGCGACTATCAAACCATCGTCGCCAACATCAAGAAGTTCTCCGCCGGCGGCAAGACTGCGGTGATCTCCACCGTCAATGGCGACTCCAACGTGCCGTTCTACAAGGAACTGGCCAACCAGGGCATCGACGCCACCGACATCCCGGTGGTGGCCTTCTCGGTCGGCGAAGAAGAACTGCGCGGCATCGACACCAAGCCGCTGGTCGGCCAGCTCGCCGCCTGGAACTACTTCGAGTCGGTGGATAACCCGGTCAATACCAAGTTCGTCGAGCAGTGGAAGGCCTACGCCAAGGCCAAGAACCTGCCCAACTACCAGACCGCCGTGACCAACGACCCGATGGAAGCCACCTACGTCGGCATCCACATGTGGGCGCAGGCGGTCGAGAAGGCCAAGTCCACCGACGCCGCCAAGGTCCGCGAAGCGCTCGCCGGGCAGACTTTCGCCGCGCCATCCGGTTACACCCTGACCATGGACAAGACCAACCACCACCTGCACAAGCCGGTGATGATCGGCGAAGTGCAGGCCGACGGGCAGTTCTCCGTCGTCTGGCAGACCGAAGGGCCGATCCGCGCCCAGCCGTGGAGCCCGTTCATTCCGGGTAACGACAAGAAGCCGGATTACGCGGTGAAGTCGAACTAA